The sequence TGGTGACCGAAATCGCCTCGCGCCTGCGCTTCGGCCTGTCCCCCGTGATCAACGTGGTCGGTGTGATCTTCGTGGCGCTAACGCTTGTCGCCGCTATTGCCTATGTAGTGCTGCAAAAGAAGCCGAAGGCCTAGGCTCAGGACCTATTAATTGCGTTCTGGATGTGATTCACAGTCTCCATTGAGGAGGCTGTGATGGGTGATTTGTTCTTGCTGAGCGAGCGGCAGATGGCTCGGATCTCGCCGTTCTTTCCGCTGGCCCATGGGGTGCCGCGCGTCGATGACCGCCGGGTGGTGAGCGGCATTGTCTATGTGATCCGCAACGGGTTGCAGTGGAAAGATGCGCCGAAGGACTACGGCCCGCACAAGACGCTGTACAACCGCTTCATCCGCTGGAGCCGGCTCGGGGTCTTCGACCGTATCTTCTCCAGCCTCGCCGGCGAAGGGCCCAAACCCGAACGGGTGATGATCGATGCCACGCATCTGAAGGCCCACCGCACGGCGGCGAGCCTGCTCAAAAAGGGGCTGTTCCCCGTCGTATCGGGCGCACCAAAGGCGGATTGAACTCCAAGCTCCACACCGTCTGCGACGGCGCGGGCCGTCCGATCATCATGCTGCTGACGGAAGGCCAGATGAGCGACCACAAGGGCGCCCGCCTCGTCCTCAACGCGTTGCCGCCGGCCAAGACCCTGATCGCCGACCGGGGTTATGACAGCGCCTGGTTCCGGGAGGCGCTCGCCGACAAGGGGATCACGCCCTGCATTCCTTCATCGCGGAGCCGCAAGCGGCCTTATCCCTACGACAAAACCCTCTACCGCCAGCGTCACAAGGTCGAGAACCTGTTCGCAAAGCTCAAGGACTGGCGCCGTATCGCCACACGCTATGACCGATGCGCACACACCTTCTTCTCGGCCATATGCATCGCAGCCACCGTCATCTTCTGGCTTTGAAATCAATGAGTCCTGAGCCTAGCTTCGCTCCCGACCCTCCGATTCAAGATACTGAGCCGGCTATCATCACCCGAACGTGATGGCTCGCGCCGTGACGTGCTCACGCTGCGGCACTAGCCTGCGCCGCATCCCAGCGACCATACGCCAACATAACGGAGCCAGCGATGAGCCAGATGTCCCGCCGCCATGCGCTTGCCGGTGCCGCAGGCCTCGCCGCGATGCCTGCCGCCCTGCCTCTGCTTGCAAGCGTCTCCCCAGCCACAGCGCAAACCGCCACAGGCCAGCAGGTGCCGGGGCTTTATCGCTACCGTGTCGGCACGGCCGAGATGACCGCGGTGAATGACGGCATGCGAACCTTCCCGCTTGCCGACGGCTTCGTGCGTAACGCCTCCCGCCAGGAGATCAATGCCGCGCTGGAAGTTGCATTCCAGCCGAAGGACACG comes from Ancylobacter polymorphus and encodes:
- a CDS encoding IS5 family transposase (programmed frameshift), whose translation is MGDLFLLSERQMARISPFFPLAHGVPRVDDRRVVSGIVYVIRNGLQWKDAPKDYGPHKTLYNRFIRWSRLGVFDRIFSSLAGEGPKPERVMIDATHLKAHRTAASLLKKGLFPRRIGRTKGGLNSKLHTVCDGAGRPIIMLLTEGQMSDHKGARLVLNALPPAKTLIADRGYDSAWFREALADKGITPCIPSSRSRKRPYPYDKTLYRQRHKVENLFAKLKDWRRIATRYDRCAHTFFSAICIAATVIFWL